Proteins from a genomic interval of Chroococcidiopsis thermalis PCC 7203:
- a CDS encoding DUF4327 family protein: MSVNALLSPVEYSLDVIKHEVLHLVQKGIISRRQPMYVLCEYIPARDWTAFERELEKHEYNLRDRIADLLDCERWEND, encoded by the coding sequence ATGTCTGTAAATGCACTACTTTCACCAGTTGAATATTCTTTAGACGTTATCAAACACGAAGTCTTACATCTAGTACAGAAAGGAATTATTAGCCGTAGGCAACCAATGTACGTCCTCTGCGAATACATCCCAGCTAGAGATTGGACGGCTTTTGAGCGAGAATTGGAAAAACACGAGTACAACTTGCGCGATCGCATTGCCGATCTGCTCGATTGCGAACGCTGGGAAAATGATTAA
- a CDS encoding bifunctional orotidine-5'-phosphate decarboxylase/orotate phosphoribosyltransferase — protein sequence MTFFDKLNAAIARNQSLLFLGLDPNPEMMPSQNSNRSEKSIIDDLGDWLQFVIAQTTDLICAYKPTLGFYQALGVPGIELLERTLKAIPENIPIILDAKHSDLNTSTIFAQTVFERWRVDAVTLSPYPGQDCVAPFLVYPGKGIFILCCTSNPGAIALQQYPSPESPFYLQIVKEAKIWGTPEQVCLEVGTTSPDVLAKIRAITPERTIMARSIWAQASNLPQLLAAGLNSNGSGLLVPVPQDFLSQKNPATQIQALRQEVEQARTVAVKSASQCDVWFPNVCLLQQHPHTQLILQLYDLGCIIFGNYVQASGAEFPYYIDLRTIISNPQVFEQVLNAYAEILQNLNFDRIAGIPYGSLPTATGLALRMNYPMIFPRKEVKAHGTRRVIEGHFQPGETVVVVDDILISGKSAIEGAGKLKSAGLNVEDIVVFIDHEEGVRDRLKDNGYRAHAVLKISEITQTLYEAGKIDEAQYQTLTGSSDQ from the coding sequence ATGACATTTTTCGATAAATTAAACGCTGCGATCGCCCGCAATCAGAGTTTGCTGTTTCTCGGACTCGATCCAAATCCTGAAATGATGCCAAGCCAAAATTCAAATCGGTCTGAGAAGAGTATTATCGATGATTTAGGGGACTGGTTGCAATTTGTCATCGCTCAAACGACAGATTTAATTTGCGCTTATAAGCCGACTTTAGGCTTTTATCAGGCTTTAGGTGTCCCAGGCATAGAGTTGCTAGAACGGACGCTCAAAGCTATACCTGAAAACATACCAATCATTTTGGATGCCAAACACAGCGACCTCAACACTAGTACAATTTTTGCCCAAACAGTATTCGAGCGCTGGCGAGTCGATGCTGTCACCCTCAGTCCTTATCCTGGGCAAGATTGCGTCGCGCCATTTTTGGTTTATCCCGGCAAGGGAATATTTATATTGTGCTGTACTTCTAATCCTGGGGCGATCGCATTACAGCAATATCCTTCGCCTGAATCTCCCTTTTACTTACAAATAGTGAAAGAAGCGAAAATCTGGGGGACTCCCGAACAAGTCTGTTTAGAAGTTGGAACCACTTCCCCTGACGTGCTAGCCAAAATTCGGGCAATTACTCCCGAAAGAACGATTATGGCTCGGAGTATTTGGGCGCAAGCAAGTAATCTACCTCAATTATTAGCCGCAGGTTTAAATTCCAACGGTAGCGGATTACTCGTTCCCGTACCTCAAGATTTTTTGAGTCAAAAGAATCCAGCGACTCAGATTCAAGCTTTGCGACAAGAAGTAGAGCAAGCTAGAACCGTAGCTGTTAAAAGTGCTTCTCAGTGTGACGTGTGGTTTCCCAATGTTTGTTTGTTGCAACAACACCCCCACACCCAATTAATTTTGCAACTCTACGATCTTGGCTGCATTATCTTTGGTAACTACGTACAGGCATCGGGGGCAGAATTTCCTTACTATATCGATCTACGCACGATTATTTCTAATCCCCAAGTTTTCGAGCAAGTTCTCAACGCTTATGCAGAAATCCTACAAAATCTAAACTTCGATCGCATTGCTGGAATTCCCTACGGTTCCTTACCCACTGCTACAGGCTTGGCATTGCGAATGAATTACCCGATGATTTTTCCCCGCAAGGAAGTTAAAGCCCACGGAACGAGGAGAGTTATTGAAGGACATTTTCAGCCAGGGGAGACAGTTGTAGTCGTTGATGACATTCTGATTAGCGGTAAAAGTGCAATAGAAGGAGCGGGAAAGTTAAAATCGGCGGGTTTAAATGTAGAAGATATTGTTGTATTTATCGACCATGAAGAAGGGGTAAGAGATAGGCTCAAAGATAATGGCTATCGCGCCCATGCCGTGCTAAAAATTTCTGAAATTACCCAAACTTTATATGAAGCAGGCAAAATTGATGAGGCACAGTATCAGACTTTAACAGGGAGCAGTGACCAGTGA
- a CDS encoding Mo-dependent nitrogenase C-terminal domain-containing protein, whose translation MKSLKQRIDTFEIAHPQVAKLIAKTIPAQCPFERDIILFGHKVGHIPPLCKLNPLYEQLVGLRFRALCYLADCCGEDIQAYC comes from the coding sequence ATGAAGTCTTTGAAACAAAGGATAGATACTTTTGAGATTGCTCACCCCCAAGTTGCAAAATTAATTGCGAAAACTATTCCAGCGCAATGTCCTTTTGAGCGAGATATTATTCTATTCGGTCATAAAGTAGGACACATTCCTCCTCTATGCAAACTCAACCCCCTATACGAGCAATTGGTCGGTTTGAGATTTCGTGCTTTATGTTACCTTGCCGACTGCTGCGGTGAAGACATTCAAGCATACTGTTAA
- a CDS encoding histidine phosphatase family protein encodes MAIALLPLAASCFPLSSSNSSIPFTLASPDRSTSSSENSATLNTAQATEQDIWTQMRQGTGYAVLLRHAQTVPGTGDPPGFRLDDCSTQRNLSAAGRDQAVRIGRVFRDRNIPITQVLSSQYCRCLETAKLLDLGAVQPSPMLNSIFEDRTTATQQTQQVRQQILNHRNTPGVIIMVSHFANISELSSIGLQSGGAVVMRANQQGELKVVGQIQRDGNG; translated from the coding sequence ATGGCTATTGCCCTTCTCCCACTCGCGGCTAGCTGTTTTCCTCTTTCTAGTAGCAACAGCTCAATACCTTTTACTTTGGCATCGCCCGATCGCTCTACCAGTTCATCAGAAAATTCTGCAACCCTCAATACTGCTCAGGCAACCGAGCAAGATATTTGGACGCAAATGCGACAAGGAACGGGCTATGCAGTATTGTTACGCCATGCTCAAACAGTTCCCGGAACTGGCGACCCACCAGGGTTTCGACTGGATGATTGCTCGACTCAGCGCAATTTATCCGCCGCAGGTAGAGACCAAGCGGTACGGATTGGCAGAGTATTTCGCGATCGCAACATTCCTATTACTCAAGTCCTTTCCAGCCAGTATTGCCGCTGTCTGGAAACTGCCAAGTTACTCGACTTGGGTGCTGTCCAACCTTCTCCAATGCTCAATTCCATCTTTGAAGACCGTACCACTGCAACTCAACAAACGCAGCAGGTTCGCCAACAGATACTCAACCATCGAAACACCCCAGGAGTCATAATAATGGTGTCGCATTTCGCCAATATCAGCGAACTCAGTAGTATAGGTTTGCAGTCGGGTGGAGCCGTTGTCATGCGAGCCAATCAGCAAGGCGAACTAAAAGTTGTCGGACAAATTCAGCGCGATGGTAATGGGTAA
- the metH gene encoding methionine synthase, with translation MNSLFLSRLHSPERPVIVFDGAMGTNLQSQNLTAEDFGGSQYEGCNEYLVHTNPEAVAKVHRDFFAAGADVVETDTFGGTSIVLAEYDLADKAYYLNKTAAELAKRVAAEFSTPEKPRFVAGSMGPGTKLPTLGHIDFDTMKTAYVEQAEALYDGGVDLFIVETCQDVLQIKAALNAIEEVFAKKGERRPLMVSVTMESMGTMLVGTEINAALTILEPYKIDILGLNCATGPDLMKPHIKYLSEHSPFIVSCIPNAGLPENVGGQAHYRLTPTELRMHLMHFVEDLGVQVIGGCCGTRPAHIQQLAEIAKELKPGVRNPQLEPAAASIYSTQPYEQDNSFLIVGERLNASGSKKCRDLLNAEDWDGLVSMARAQVKEGAHVLDVNVDYVGRDGERDMHELVSRLVNNVTLPLMLDSTEWQKMEAGLKVAGGKCILNSTNYEDGEERFLKVLELAKKYGAGVVIGTIDEDGMARTADKKFEIAQRAYRQAVEYGIPAREIFFDTLCLPISTGIEEDRKNGKATIEAVRRIRQELPGCHIMLGVSNVSFGLNPAARIVLNSMFLHEAMQVGMDGAIVSASKILPLAKIEEKHQEVCRQLIYDDRKFEGDVCVYDPLTELTTLFEGVTTKRDKGVDENLPIEERLKRHIIDGERIGLEQALAQAMKQYPPLDIINVYLLDGMKVVGELFGSGQMQLPFVLQSAETMKAAVAYLEPHMEKSEGGNSAKGTFIIATVKGDVHDIGKNLVDIILSNNGYKVINLGIKQPVENIINAYEQHKADCIAMSGLLVKSTAFMKENLATFNEKGITVPVILGGAALTPKFVYEDCQNTYKGKVVYGKDAFSDLHFMDKLMPAKATSQWDDLQGFLGELADTEVNGNGHKEPTVESPVRAHSSAPLPTEIDTKRSEAVAVDVERPTPPFWGTKLLQPQDIPWDEIFWHLDLQALIAGQWQFRKPKEQSKEEYQAFLNEKVYPILEDWKQKIVAENLLHPQVIYGYFPCQSEGNTLYVYNPENHAEQVTSFEFPRQKSLRRLCIADFFAPKESGIIDVFPMQAVTVGHIATEYAQKLFAANQYTDYLYFHGLAVQLAEALAEWTHARIRRELGFGAEEPDNIRDMLAQRYRGSRYSFGYPACPNIQDQYKQLDLLETKRIDLYMDESEQLYPEQSTTAIVTYHPVAKYFSA, from the coding sequence ATGAATAGTTTGTTTCTATCTCGACTGCATAGCCCAGAACGCCCAGTTATTGTATTTGACGGCGCAATGGGGACGAATTTACAATCGCAAAACCTGACGGCTGAGGATTTTGGCGGTTCTCAGTACGAAGGCTGTAACGAATATCTCGTTCACACCAACCCAGAAGCAGTGGCAAAAGTTCATCGCGACTTCTTCGCTGCTGGTGCGGACGTGGTGGAAACCGATACCTTTGGCGGGACATCCATCGTTTTAGCAGAGTATGACTTAGCGGATAAAGCCTATTATTTAAATAAAACCGCAGCAGAACTTGCCAAGCGGGTAGCCGCAGAATTTTCTACCCCAGAAAAACCGCGCTTTGTGGCGGGTTCGATGGGTCCTGGAACTAAACTGCCAACTTTGGGACACATCGATTTCGACACGATGAAAACGGCTTACGTCGAACAAGCAGAAGCCTTGTATGATGGTGGTGTCGATCTATTCATTGTCGAGACGTGTCAAGACGTACTGCAAATTAAAGCAGCCTTGAATGCGATCGAAGAAGTGTTTGCTAAAAAAGGCGAACGTCGTCCTTTAATGGTTTCCGTAACGATGGAATCGATGGGGACGATGCTAGTCGGAACGGAAATTAATGCCGCGCTAACAATTCTGGAACCCTATAAAATTGACATTCTCGGTCTGAACTGCGCCACGGGACCAGACTTGATGAAGCCGCACATTAAATATTTGTCGGAACACTCACCTTTTATCGTTTCCTGTATTCCTAACGCGGGTTTACCGGAAAACGTCGGCGGACAAGCACATTATCGCCTTACACCGACAGAACTGCGGATGCATTTGATGCATTTTGTGGAAGATTTGGGTGTCCAAGTAATCGGGGGTTGCTGTGGGACACGTCCAGCACACATTCAACAACTGGCTGAAATTGCTAAAGAATTAAAACCAGGGGTGAGAAATCCGCAACTAGAACCCGCAGCAGCATCAATTTATAGCACTCAACCCTACGAACAGGATAACTCTTTCCTGATTGTCGGGGAACGCTTAAACGCCAGTGGTTCTAAAAAGTGCCGCGATTTACTCAATGCTGAAGATTGGGACGGATTGGTATCGATGGCAAGGGCGCAGGTTAAAGAAGGCGCGCACGTCCTCGATGTTAACGTGGATTACGTGGGACGAGATGGCGAACGGGATATGCACGAATTAGTGTCCCGTTTGGTGAATAACGTTACTCTACCTTTGATGCTGGACTCTACGGAATGGCAAAAGATGGAGGCGGGGTTAAAGGTGGCTGGGGGTAAATGCATCCTCAACTCTACCAACTACGAAGACGGGGAAGAAAGATTCCTCAAAGTTTTGGAATTGGCGAAAAAGTATGGTGCTGGTGTCGTCATTGGTACGATTGACGAAGATGGAATGGCACGGACGGCAGATAAAAAGTTTGAAATTGCCCAGCGTGCCTACAGACAAGCAGTAGAATACGGCATTCCTGCCCGCGAAATCTTTTTCGATACTCTCTGTTTGCCAATTTCGACGGGGATTGAAGAAGATAGAAAAAATGGTAAGGCGACAATTGAAGCGGTGCGTCGCATTCGCCAGGAACTACCAGGCTGTCATATTATGCTGGGTGTTTCCAACGTTTCCTTTGGTTTGAACCCAGCAGCGCGGATCGTACTCAATTCCATGTTTCTACACGAAGCAATGCAGGTAGGAATGGATGGGGCGATCGTCAGTGCAAGTAAAATCTTACCATTAGCGAAGATTGAGGAGAAACATCAAGAAGTTTGCCGTCAGCTGATTTACGACGATCGCAAGTTTGAAGGTGATGTTTGCGTTTACGATCCTTTAACTGAGTTGACGACGCTATTTGAAGGGGTGACAACAAAACGCGATAAAGGTGTAGATGAAAATCTTCCGATTGAAGAACGCCTCAAACGCCACATCATCGACGGCGAACGGATTGGTTTAGAACAAGCTTTAGCCCAAGCCATGAAGCAATATCCACCTTTGGATATTATCAATGTCTATCTACTTGATGGCATGAAAGTTGTTGGCGAACTGTTTGGTTCGGGACAAATGCAACTCCCCTTCGTGTTACAGTCGGCGGAGACGATGAAAGCAGCCGTAGCTTATCTCGAACCCCACATGGAAAAGTCGGAAGGTGGTAACAGCGCCAAAGGAACCTTTATCATTGCCACTGTGAAGGGTGATGTCCACGACATCGGTAAGAATTTGGTAGATATCATCCTGTCAAACAACGGCTACAAGGTGATTAACCTGGGAATCAAGCAGCCTGTAGAAAATATCATCAATGCCTACGAACAGCACAAAGCTGATTGTATTGCCATGAGTGGCTTGTTAGTAAAATCCACCGCTTTCATGAAAGAGAATTTGGCGACATTCAACGAAAAAGGAATTACCGTTCCGGTAATTTTAGGTGGTGCGGCACTCACACCAAAGTTTGTCTACGAAGATTGCCAAAACACTTACAAAGGCAAAGTCGTTTACGGCAAAGATGCGTTTTCCGACTTGCACTTCATGGATAAATTAATGCCAGCGAAGGCTACAAGTCAATGGGATGACTTGCAAGGCTTTTTGGGTGAATTAGCCGACACAGAAGTCAATGGGAACGGACACAAAGAACCTACTGTAGAATCGCCTGTACGGGCGCACAGCAGTGCGCCCCTACCGACAGAAATTGACACCAAGAGATCCGAAGCGGTAGCAGTAGATGTAGAACGTCCTACACCGCCTTTCTGGGGAACAAAGCTATTGCAACCACAAGATATTCCTTGGGATGAGATTTTCTGGCATTTAGATTTACAGGCTTTAATTGCCGGACAATGGCAATTCCGCAAGCCGAAGGAACAATCTAAGGAAGAATATCAAGCTTTCTTAAATGAGAAAGTCTATCCAATTCTAGAAGATTGGAAGCAAAAGATTGTTGCCGAAAATCTCTTGCACCCACAAGTGATTTATGGGTATTTCCCCTGTCAGTCAGAAGGAAATACATTGTATGTCTACAATCCAGAAAACCACGCCGAACAAGTAACATCGTTTGAATTTCCCAGACAAAAATCCTTACGCCGTCTGTGTATTGCTGATTTCTTCGCGCCAAAGGAGTCGGGAATTATCGATGTTTTCCCCATGCAGGCGGTGACGGTAGGACACATTGCTACAGAATACGCTCAAAAGCTATTTGCAGCCAATCAGTATACAGACTACCTCTACTTCCACGGGTTAGCCGTGCAATTAGCAGAAGCTTTAGCAGAGTGGACACACGCCAGAATCAGGCGCGAATTGGGGTTTGGGGCTGAAGAACCAGATAACATTCGGGATATGCTGGCGCAACGCTATCGCGGTTCGCGCTACAGCTTTGGTTATCCCGCCTGTCCGAATATTCAGGATCAGTACAAGCAACTGGATTTGTTAGAGACGAAGAGGATCGATTTGTATATGGATGAAAGCGAACAGCTTTATCCCGAACAATCTACCACTGCCATTGTGACCTATCACCCAGTCGCAAAATACTTTAGCGCTTAA
- a CDS encoding class I SAM-dependent methyltransferase, which translates to MSDRLAEVREFWNSVADDWDIQVGDDGDSNRRLNSDPVLWNFVGDVRELRILDAGCGTGYLSRKLASQGAIVTAIDLSERMIEIAREKANQNGQNINFHVDNCETMDSLEDNFFNAIVSNYVLMDVPDLENTMRAFNRVLKVNGIAVVVFSHPCFPQSRAIVIEDGESLYRWSFAYFEPQKCVDPPWKHFTSEFIWFHRPLSDYWKAFRNAGFEITDFEEPRITEQQFHLAETEKEIKNAQNRPYSVAFKLQKI; encoded by the coding sequence ATGAGCGATCGCCTTGCAGAAGTCCGTGAATTTTGGAATTCAGTTGCTGATGATTGGGACATACAAGTAGGAGATGACGGAGATAGCAACCGTCGTTTGAACTCCGATCCGGTTTTATGGAATTTTGTCGGAGATGTTCGAGAGCTTCGGATTCTAGATGCTGGATGCGGAACAGGCTATCTTAGCAGGAAATTGGCAAGTCAAGGAGCTATAGTAACGGCGATCGATCTATCCGAGAGGATGATTGAAATAGCTCGCGAAAAAGCTAATCAAAACGGTCAAAATATCAACTTTCATGTAGATAACTGCGAGACGATGGACAGTCTTGAAGATAATTTTTTTAACGCGATCGTTTCCAACTACGTTCTCATGGATGTGCCAGATCTTGAAAACACGATGAGAGCCTTCAATCGAGTATTAAAAGTCAATGGCATCGCAGTTGTGGTATTTTCCCATCCATGTTTTCCTCAAAGTAGAGCAATTGTTATTGAAGATGGAGAATCGCTTTATCGTTGGAGCTTTGCTTATTTCGAGCCGCAAAAATGCGTCGATCCACCCTGGAAGCATTTTACGTCAGAATTTATTTGGTTTCACAGACCGCTTTCCGATTACTGGAAAGCATTCAGGAATGCAGGATTTGAAATAACTGACTTTGAAGAGCCAAGAATCACCGAGCAGCAATTTCATTTAGCTGAAACTGAAAAAGAGATAAAAAATGCTCAAAACCGCCCATATTCAGTAGCATTCAAATTACAGAAAATCTAA
- a CDS encoding ATP-binding protein, translating into MSVFKKWRSRLRQFSLKNRLFAPLYLSCLLLILFLIVQGCLNLLVENLHQQAFSWVTHSLLVEQKTEQLLSHALDQQTSIRGYLITKDKELLDNYDRANNAFHSSFKSLKTLTKGDQSQLEQLQVIKSIHTIWQDSFVQSVIAGTASKTYLPGKILFDPMRDVVKTMLQHEEKILSQRQQQLQQISQIKAALEVFNVFIASVGVSWNLWLLRKRVEIPLRHLTQVSQAWRAGKLEIRLGYTTSDEIGRLASVLDEMAAEIRQRQEYSQMRNQQLEDLISALSHDLRTPLLATRNTLRPMLNGAFGSVDETWREILEEYRQSNEQLLKLVDNLLDVSRYEAGGGQHLNWEPLDWAKICSQAVELICQIHARQLTPTIYIAASLPTVYGDQLEIQRVVQNLLDNAARVSPPDQEITIKVSLLGGDRIKVSVRDRGPGVPPHEKDKLFHRFIQGRGRRGGAGLGLYLCRQIVVAHRGTIEVDSQLGEGSTFWFTLPVSLTFDGEAGVGTGGFGNPPVQKSGVGGV; encoded by the coding sequence ATGTCAGTTTTCAAAAAATGGCGATCGCGGTTGAGGCAATTTTCGCTCAAAAATCGGTTGTTTGCTCCTCTGTATCTCAGTTGTTTGCTACTGATTCTATTCCTTATCGTACAAGGTTGTCTGAATCTACTAGTAGAAAATCTCCATCAGCAAGCTTTTAGTTGGGTGACTCATTCTTTACTGGTAGAACAGAAAACGGAACAGCTTTTGAGTCATGCTTTAGATCAACAGACTTCGATTCGAGGCTATTTAATTACTAAAGATAAAGAATTACTTGATAATTACGATCGCGCTAATAATGCTTTTCATAGTAGTTTTAAATCTTTAAAAACATTGACAAAAGGAGATCAAAGCCAACTAGAACAGCTCCAGGTAATTAAATCAATTCATACAATTTGGCAGGATAGTTTTGTGCAAAGTGTCATAGCTGGTACTGCGAGTAAGACTTATTTACCTGGAAAGATTTTATTCGATCCCATGCGCGATGTTGTCAAAACTATGTTGCAGCATGAAGAAAAAATCCTGTCTCAACGCCAGCAGCAATTGCAGCAAATTAGCCAGATCAAAGCAGCGCTGGAAGTCTTCAACGTCTTCATAGCTAGTGTTGGAGTTAGCTGGAATTTATGGTTGTTACGCAAGCGGGTAGAAATTCCCCTACGCCATCTAACTCAAGTCAGTCAAGCTTGGCGGGCTGGTAAGCTGGAAATTCGACTCGGTTATACTACATCAGATGAGATCGGACGGTTGGCTAGCGTACTCGATGAGATGGCAGCAGAAATTCGTCAGCGTCAAGAATACAGTCAAATGCGTAACCAACAGCTAGAAGATTTAATCTCTGCACTGTCTCATGACTTGCGCACGCCTTTACTCGCCACTCGCAATACATTGCGCCCGATGTTGAATGGGGCTTTTGGTTCTGTTGACGAGACTTGGAGAGAAATTCTAGAAGAGTATCGCCAATCGAACGAGCAATTGCTGAAGTTGGTAGATAATTTGCTGGATGTATCTCGTTATGAAGCTGGTGGCGGACAGCACTTAAACTGGGAACCCTTAGATTGGGCAAAGATTTGCTCTCAGGCTGTGGAGCTGATTTGTCAAATTCACGCTCGCCAGCTTACTCCCACTATTTACATCGCTGCCTCACTCCCTACAGTCTACGGCGACCAGTTAGAAATTCAACGAGTGGTGCAAAACTTATTAGATAATGCCGCACGGGTTAGCCCACCAGATCAAGAGATTACAATCAAAGTCAGTTTGTTAGGAGGCGATCGCATCAAAGTCTCGGTTCGCGATCGAGGTCCTGGAGTCCCACCCCACGAAAAGGACAAACTCTTCCACCGCTTCATTCAAGGGAGAGGTAGGCGGGGTGGTGCAGGATTGGGTTTATATCTCTGCCGTCAGATCGTCGTTGCTCACAGAGGTACGATCGAAGTGGATAGTCAGCTAGGTGAAGGCAGTACCTTTTGGTTTACCCTGCCAGTTTCTTTGACATTTGATGGGGAAGCGGGAGTCGGTACGGGCGGGTTTGGAAACCCGCCCGTACAGAAGTCGGGAGTCGGGGGAGTATGA
- a CDS encoding response regulator, whose amino-acid sequence MSRSQVEGVVRILLVEDHALMRRGMKGQFALEPDFCVVGEAADGRVAVQLAAELEPDVVLMDIDLPVMDGIAATQQIKSDRPTTRILALSAFDNDTQVMGMLAAGADGYCLKTIEWEQLLAVIQLIQTGGAYLDPQIARKVARMLKPNPVIPVKEQYSTISPIPVLSSREREVLKLIAEGCSNQEIAQQLFLSLGTVKSYVRMILNKLSVDDRVQAAALAVREGLI is encoded by the coding sequence ATGAGCAGGTCTCAGGTAGAGGGTGTGGTACGAATTTTATTAGTCGAAGATCATGCTTTGATGCGTCGAGGGATGAAAGGACAGTTTGCCCTCGAACCCGATTTTTGTGTCGTGGGAGAAGCTGCTGATGGCAGGGTGGCAGTTCAATTAGCTGCCGAGTTAGAACCAGATGTCGTATTAATGGATATCGATCTGCCCGTGATGGATGGGATCGCGGCAACTCAACAAATCAAAAGCGATCGCCCCACGACGCGAATACTCGCCTTAAGTGCTTTTGATAATGATACTCAAGTAATGGGCATGTTAGCCGCAGGGGCTGATGGCTATTGTCTCAAAACAATTGAATGGGAACAACTGCTAGCTGTAATCCAGTTAATTCAAACTGGTGGCGCTTATCTCGACCCGCAAATAGCCCGCAAAGTGGCACGGATGCTCAAGCCTAATCCGGTAATTCCCGTCAAAGAACAGTATTCCACCATCTCACCTATTCCAGTTCTCAGCAGCCGCGAACGAGAAGTTCTCAAACTAATTGCTGAAGGATGCTCGAACCAAGAGATTGCCCAACAACTATTTCTTTCCTTGGGAACGGTCAAGTCTTACGTGCGGATGATTCTCAATAAACTGAGCGTTGACGATCGCGTTCAGGCAGCAGCTTTAGCCGTGCGCGAAGGACTAATTTAA
- a CDS encoding c-type heme family protein → MLKNLKLTAKFSLMLVVVFIGGIIISGAALSKVLEQRAEREVSSQAAILIKAMNAVRTYTNERVNPLLAPKLETEPVFIPETVPAYSATEVFENLRKNEEYRNFFYKEATLNPTNLRDKADAFEAKIVERFRNESNTKEISGFRNLPGGEVFYIARPLAITKESCLRCHSTPEAAPKSQIATYGSEWGFGWKLNEIVAAQVISVPSSEIFESSRRSLSLVMGILFGIFAIVVLWLNFFLKRSVIQPIRKMSRTAERVSTGEMSADFEQNSNDEIGILAASFNRMKSSLEIAMKLLSQQTR, encoded by the coding sequence ATGTTAAAAAATCTTAAGCTTACTGCCAAATTTAGCTTAATGTTGGTCGTAGTTTTCATCGGTGGGATTATCATCAGTGGTGCGGCACTCTCCAAGGTACTCGAACAGAGAGCCGAAAGGGAAGTTAGTTCTCAAGCAGCAATTCTGATCAAAGCGATGAATGCGGTTAGGACATATACCAACGAGCGTGTCAACCCATTACTCGCACCTAAACTCGAAACCGAACCAGTCTTTATTCCTGAAACAGTGCCAGCTTACTCCGCTACGGAAGTCTTTGAAAACTTGCGTAAAAACGAAGAGTATCGAAACTTCTTTTATAAAGAAGCCACGCTTAATCCTACCAACTTACGTGATAAAGCCGATGCTTTTGAAGCTAAAATTGTCGAGCGTTTCCGCAACGAATCAAACACTAAAGAAATTTCTGGTTTTCGCAATTTACCAGGCGGAGAAGTCTTTTACATTGCTCGACCATTAGCGATAACAAAAGAAAGCTGTTTGCGGTGTCACTCTACCCCAGAAGCAGCACCTAAAAGCCAAATTGCTACCTATGGCTCGGAATGGGGTTTTGGTTGGAAACTCAATGAAATTGTAGCAGCACAAGTTATTTCTGTACCTTCGAGCGAGATTTTTGAGAGTTCTAGACGCTCCTTATCTCTAGTTATGGGAATATTATTTGGAATCTTTGCGATCGTCGTATTGTGGCTGAACTTCTTCTTAAAACGCTCTGTAATTCAGCCAATTAGGAAAATGTCTAGAACCGCAGAGCGAGTTAGCACGGGAGAAATGAGTGCAGATTTCGAGCAAAATTCTAATGATGAAATTGGCATCCTTGCAGCTTCTTTCAATCGGATGAAATCGAGCTTAGAAATTGCGATGAAGTTACTCAGTCAGCAAACGCGATGA